The sequence below is a genomic window from Rudanella lutea DSM 19387.
TATTTCAAATGGTTTGCCCTGAAGCTGGGGTTTCAGGGTATTCAAAGCCGCGAAAAACTTAGCCGAGTCCGATACCGCCAACCGCTTGGCTTCGTTGGCTTTATAGCCTTTCTCAAACCGCTCCTTGGCCTTCTGGTACATGGCGTACTCTTCGAGGGCGCGGCCTTTTAGTTTTTTCGGGTCGGCTTTGTCGTACTTGTCTTTCCAAAGCACATAAATCTGGGTCACCTCTTCCTGATCGGTTTCGTAGGTGGTGCCGTCTTTCGCGCCCATGAAGTTCCAGCCGGTTACGTCGTCAATGTACCCGTTTTTGTCTTCATCAATGTTGTTATCGGGCGTTTCTTTGGGGTTTTTCCAGATCACATCTTTCAAATCCTCGTGCTCAATATCGACGCCCGAGTCGATAATACCCACCACAACCGGCTGCGAGGTGCGGCCCTTGAGCAGTTCGTAAGCCTCGCTGAGGCTGATACCGGCAATGGAGTCTTTGGCAGGGTCGAGGTGCGACCAGTTTTTGGGTAACGGCCGACGTGCGGGGCCGGGTTGGGCGTAGAGAACGGCACTCGCCGACAGGGCGAGGCCTGTCAGCAGTATGGTTTTGCGAATCGTCATGCGGTGTTTGTAGGATAAAAAGTGGCTAATGGCGAATACGAAACGGTATTCATTGTACATTATCCATTATTCTTCTAAGTTCGTTTTCCAAATGTAACGAAAAACGTCTCCTGACTATTTGATTGAATGGAAACCATTCCGTTTTTGCTCTGCCTGTTTGTTGTGGGGTTTCTGTACGCGTCGGTGGGGCATGGCGGTGCCAGTGGGTATCTGGCCACAATGGCCCTGTTTGGGGTGGCTCCGGTGCTGATGAAACCCTCGGCCTTATTGCTCAATCTATTTGTATCGACGGTTTCGTTTATCCAGTTTTACCGGGGTGGCCACTTTCGGTGGAGGTTGTTCTGGCCATTTGCGCTGGCGAGTGTGCCCTTGGCGTTTTTGGGGGCCAAACTTCCCCTGACCGATGCCCTATATAAACAGCTTTTGGCCGTATGCCTGCTTTTGGCAGTATTGCGTTTGGTCTGGTCGTTCCGCGATGAGGAGGCCGAGCCGCGTCCGGTTCCGTTGGGGGCGGGTCTGGTTGCCGGGGCTGCAATTGGCTTGCTTTCGGGAATGCTGGGGATTGGGGGCGGGATTCTGTTAAGCCCGCTGATGCTCCTGTTCGGATGGGGGCGGCTCAAAGAGGTAGCCGCTACATCGGCCCTGTTTATCTTCGTTAACTCGCTTTCGGGCTTGTTTGGCCTGCTCACCAAAGGCTACTCGCCCGACCCGGCGGTCTGGACCTGGATCGCCGTTGCGTTTGCGGGCGGGTTGCTGGGTGGTCACTTCGGTAGCCAGCGTTTTTCGGTACCGGTGCTTCGGTACGTGCTGGCGCTGGGGCTACTCGTAGCCGGCGTGAAGCTGGTCATTACGTGAGTTACTCAAATAGAGATGACATCTTTGTGGAGATAGTCAAAAAACAGAGATGACATCTCTCCAAACGAGATGTCATCTCTTGTGTAAGTAGCATCAGGCAACCGCTTCTTCCAGCTCTTCGGCATGTTTGGTGACGGGGCGGCTCAGGTAGGTGTACACGGCCGGAATCACGTATAGAGTAAGGGCGGTTGAGAAAATCAGACCTCCCACCACCACGATTCCCATGGATACCCGGCTTTCCGAACCAGCTCCCAGCGCCAGTGCCACGGGCAGCAGACCGAGGGCCGCGCAAAGGCTCGTCATCAGAATGGGCCGGAACCGGGCCACGGCTCCGTCGAGCACTGCCTGATGCTTGTTTACTCCCTGTTCTTTCCGCTGATTGGCAAACTCAACAATCAGAATCCCGTTTTTGGTCACGAGCCCGACGAGCGTAATAATCCCGATCTGGCTGAATACGTTGAGTGTCTGGCTGAAGTCCCAAAGCGACAGGAGCGCCCCGCAAACGGCCAACGGTACGGTCAGCAGAATGATGATCGGGTCGACGAAGCTTTCGAACTGTGCAGCCAGAATCAGGTAGATCAGCAGCAGAGCCAGCGCGAAGGCAAAGTACAGACTCGATGAACTTTCGCGGAACTCCTTGCTGGTACCATCGAGGGCGGTTGTAAACGAAGGGTCCAGAATTTCGCCCGCAATACGCTCCATTTCGGTAATCCCTTCGCCGAGCGAAACCCCTTTGGCCAAACCGGCCGATACCGTGGCCGATGCGTACCGGTTGTAACGGTACAGCGTGGGTGGGGTGCTCTGCTCCGACACCCGCACGAGGTTGTCGAGCTGAATCAGTTCGCCCCGGTTATTCTTGACAAACAGGGATTTAAGGTCGGTAATATCGTTGCGGTCGGAGCGTTCAATCTGGCCAATTACCTGATATTGCTTGCCATCCATGATGAAATAACCAAACCGCCGACCCGATAGGCCGAGTTGCAGCGTTTGGGCCACATCCTGCACCGATACGCCCAGGTTGAGGGCTTTGTCGCGGTCGATGTCGAGCCGGATTTCGGGCTTGGTGAATTTGAGGTTCACGTCGGAGGTCGCAAACTTTTCAGAAGCCTGCACCGCTTTCATGAACTCCGGCAGCTTGGCCCGAAGCTGCTCAAACTTGTTGGCCTGAATCACAAACTGGACCGGTAGGCCCCCACCCCCACGCTGTCCGGTCTGAATGGTTTGTTCCTGCGCCACAAACGTGCGCGCACCGGTGTACTGCTTCACAACGGGCGTCATTTCGTCGACCACCTGTTGCTGGGTTTTGGTACGGGGGGGCTTTTCGCCGAGGTAAATCCGGATGTTGGCCGTGTTGGTGGCCCCGCTGCCAAAGCTGGGTGAGGTAACGGCAATGACGCCCGGCACCGTGGCCGTGTCGAACCGGGCGCGAAGGTCTTTGGCCAGCCGGTCGGTGAAGTTGAGCATGTACTCAAACGTAGCGCCTTCGGGCGCGGTGGCCTGAATTCGGAAGCCACCCCGGTCTTCGAGGGGGGCCAGCTCCGACGGAATGGCGTTGGTTTTGAACAGCACGTACACAATACCCACCATGCCGAGCATAATGACCCACGCCAGCCAGCGAAGGCGCAGAAAATGGGCCAGCGAGCGCTCGTATCCGCTAATCATCCACTCGAAAAATGGCTCGGTAGTACGGTAGAGCCAGGGTTGCCGCTTCCGGTTTTTCAGAAGTTTGGATGAGAGCATGGGCGTGAGCGTGAGCGACACAAAAGCCGAAATAAGCACCGAGCCCGCTACCACAATGCCAAACTCCCGGAACAAACGGCCCGTAATGCCCTGAAGGAAAATCACGGGCAGAAACACGGCCGCCAGCGTGACCGTAGTCGAGATAACGGCAAAGTAAATTTCGTTGGAACCACTCACGGCCGCCTTGTAGGGCGACATGCCCTCTTCAATTTTGGCGTAGATGTTTTCGAGTACCACAATGGCGTCGTCGACAACCAGACCGATGGCCAGTACGATTCCGAGCAGGGTGAGCACGTTGATCGAGAAGCCGCAGAGGTACATGATGAAAAACGTACCAATGAGAGAAACCGGAATGGCCGTGAGCGGAATAATGGTACTCCGCCAGTCGCGCAGAAACAGGAAAATGATAATGGCAACCAGCACAAACGCAATCCCGATGGTTTCTTCTACCTCTGTAATAGACCGGCGTACGTACTGGGTATAGTCGAAGCCCAGCATCACCTTGAGGTCGGGGGGGAGGTCGCGCTTGATCTGATCGAGCTTGACGTACACATCGTTGGCAATCTCGATCTGGTTGGCGCCCGGCTGCGGAATCACGGCGACGGCCACCATCGGCACCCCGTCGCGTTTAAACATGGTCCGCTCTACTTCGGGAGCCAGTTCGGCATAGCCCACATCCTGAAACTTCACAACCTGATCGGCGGTCTCTTTCAGAATCAGATTGTTGAAGTCGGAGGCCGTGCTCAGGCGACCCAGAGTCCGAACGGTCAACTCGGTAGTAGCTCCCTCCACCGAACCCGAAGGCAGTTCGACATTCTGGGTACGGAGGGCGTTGGCGATGTCGATGGCTGTGAGCCGGTACGAGGCCAGTTTGACGGGGTCGATACGGAGCCGCATGGCGTATTTCTTTTCGCCCCAGATCTGTACGCTACTCACACCCGGAATGGTCTGAAATCGTTCGCGGAACTGCCGGTTGGCAATGTCGTTGACTTCGAGCAACGAGCGTTTGCTCGACAGGAGCTGGATGAAATAGATCGGGCTGGCATCGGCGTCGGCCTTGGCCACTACGGGCGGGTCGGCATCGGGCGGGAGGTTGGCCACGGCCCGGCTCACGCGGTCGCGCACGTCGTTGGCGGCATCTTCGATATTCACGTCGAGCTCAAACTCGACTGTGATCGACGAGCGCCCGTCGCGGCTGCTGCTGGCGAGGGTACGGATACCGGCAATCCCGTTGATCGACTCTTCGAGTGGCTCGGTAATCTGCGACTCCACAATATCGGCGTTGGCGCCGGTGTAGGTAGTCTGTACGGTTACCACGGGCAGGTCGATGCTCGGGAATTCGCGTACGCCCAGATACAGGAAGCCGATCACCCCAAAAACAATAATCAGCAACGACAGCACAACGGCCAATACGGGGCGGTTGATGGAAGTGGTAGAGAGGTTCATGGTTTATAGTTTTCAGTTTTCGGTTTACAGTTTATAGTTTTCGATTTTCAAGTTGACTGTACTGCCCAACTGGAAACCGTAAACAGCAAACTGTAAACGTATAATTTACTGCACCAGCACCTCACCGCCGGGTTTGACCATCTGAATGCCTGAGGTAATGAGCGAGTCGCCCACGTGCAGGCCACTCTTGATTTCAACGTTACGGTCGGTGCGAAGGCCAATTTGTACCGGTACCGACTCGGCTTTGCGATTGCGGACAACGTACACCTTCTGACCGTTTTGTTCGGGAATAATCGCTTCCGTGGGGACAACAATGGCGTTGCCGCGTGCACTAAGCACTACTTCTATACGGGCAAATGCACCCGGTACGAGGGCTCCGTTGGGGTTGGGGCTGGTAGCCCGGAGCAGCATGGCCCGCGTTTCGGGGTTTACCTTGGGTTCAACGGCATAGACCGTACCCGCCCGATTGGCTTCCGACCCCTCCACGGTAAACTGGATCCGGCTTCCCCGCCGAACAATCTGGGCGTATTTGGCCGGTACCGAGAAGTCGATTTTGGCGGGGTTGGTGTTGGTGAGCGTGGCAATGGGCGTAGCGGGCGATATGTAGCTACCCACGCTGATCTGACGTAGGCCAATGGTTCCGTCGAACGGTGCCCGGATCACGGTCTTGGCCAATTGTGCTTTCAGGTTTTCAATGTCGGCCAGAATACCCGTCAGGTTGGTTTGGCTGATTTCGTATTCGGCCCGGCTAATGGCCTCTTTTTCAAACAGCCGTTTTTGCCGTTGCTCGTTGGCCTCGGCCAGTTTGCGGTTGGCATTTAGTTTCTGGAGCTGTGCCTGCAAGTCAGCGTCGTTGATACGGAGCAGCACGGTACCCCGGCGCACGTAGTCGCCCTCGCGGAAACCAATGCTCGTTACCCGCCCCGACACTTCCGAGCGTATTTCCACTTCTTCGTTGGCGACAACCGTGCCGGTGGTCAGAATTTTCTCATCCAGCGATTCGGTGTTGACCACCATGATCCCGACAGACGTGGGCCCTCCGCCCGCTTTTCCGCCCGCTGAGGCACCACCGGGGCCTTTGGCTGGTCCACCCGCAGCAGTCGTTTTGGCTGGGTCACCGGATCCGTCGGCGGGTTTGAAAAGGGTTTTCAGTTTGGGGTAAAAAGCCAGCCCGACGACGAGCAGAATAATCAGGACGGTCAGAATACGTTTGGTAGAGGTGTTCATAGTGCCAACCCAGGTGTATAGTAGAATGTGCCCCTAAATTACGGAGTAGGCACGCTTCTTCAATAAGACAAAAGTCAATTCGGTTTACTGCCATAAAAAAGCCCTCTACAACGGGGTAGAGGGCTTTTGATACGCACATTAAACGCGCTCCAGTTTACCCGTAACCGAGCCCGGAGCGCGGTCGCAATTAGTTACGAATGGTAAACCCAATTCGCTTGTAGTTAGCGCTTGCTTTGTACTCCGTACTGGTGCTGT
It includes:
- a CDS encoding sulfite exporter TauE/SafE family protein; translated protein: METIPFLLCLFVVGFLYASVGHGGASGYLATMALFGVAPVLMKPSALLLNLFVSTVSFIQFYRGGHFRWRLFWPFALASVPLAFLGAKLPLTDALYKQLLAVCLLLAVLRLVWSFRDEEAEPRPVPLGAGLVAGAAIGLLSGMLGIGGGILLSPLMLLFGWGRLKEVAATSALFIFVNSLSGLFGLLTKGYSPDPAVWTWIAVAFAGGLLGGHFGSQRFSVPVLRYVLALGLLVAGVKLVIT
- a CDS encoding efflux RND transporter permease subunit; amino-acid sequence: MNLSTTSINRPVLAVVLSLLIIVFGVIGFLYLGVREFPSIDLPVVTVQTTYTGANADIVESQITEPLEESINGIAGIRTLASSSRDGRSSITVEFELDVNIEDAANDVRDRVSRAVANLPPDADPPVVAKADADASPIYFIQLLSSKRSLLEVNDIANRQFRERFQTIPGVSSVQIWGEKKYAMRLRIDPVKLASYRLTAIDIANALRTQNVELPSGSVEGATTELTVRTLGRLSTASDFNNLILKETADQVVKFQDVGYAELAPEVERTMFKRDGVPMVAVAVIPQPGANQIEIANDVYVKLDQIKRDLPPDLKVMLGFDYTQYVRRSITEVEETIGIAFVLVAIIIFLFLRDWRSTIIPLTAIPVSLIGTFFIMYLCGFSINVLTLLGIVLAIGLVVDDAIVVLENIYAKIEEGMSPYKAAVSGSNEIYFAVISTTVTLAAVFLPVIFLQGITGRLFREFGIVVAGSVLISAFVSLTLTPMLSSKLLKNRKRQPWLYRTTEPFFEWMISGYERSLAHFLRLRWLAWVIMLGMVGIVYVLFKTNAIPSELAPLEDRGGFRIQATAPEGATFEYMLNFTDRLAKDLRARFDTATVPGVIAVTSPSFGSGATNTANIRIYLGEKPPRTKTQQQVVDEMTPVVKQYTGARTFVAQEQTIQTGQRGGGGLPVQFVIQANKFEQLRAKLPEFMKAVQASEKFATSDVNLKFTKPEIRLDIDRDKALNLGVSVQDVAQTLQLGLSGRRFGYFIMDGKQYQVIGQIERSDRNDITDLKSLFVKNNRGELIQLDNLVRVSEQSTPPTLYRYNRYASATVSAGLAKGVSLGEGITEMERIAGEILDPSFTTALDGTSKEFRESSSSLYFAFALALLLIYLILAAQFESFVDPIIILLTVPLAVCGALLSLWDFSQTLNVFSQIGIITLVGLVTKNGILIVEFANQRKEQGVNKHQAVLDGAVARFRPILMTSLCAALGLLPVALALGAGSESRVSMGIVVVGGLIFSTALTLYVIPAVYTYLSRPVTKHAEELEEAVA
- a CDS encoding efflux RND transporter periplasmic adaptor subunit, with the protein product MNTSTKRILTVLIILLVVGLAFYPKLKTLFKPADGSGDPAKTTAAGGPAKGPGGASAGGKAGGGPTSVGIMVVNTESLDEKILTTGTVVANEEVEIRSEVSGRVTSIGFREGDYVRRGTVLLRINDADLQAQLQKLNANRKLAEANEQRQKRLFEKEAISRAEYEISQTNLTGILADIENLKAQLAKTVIRAPFDGTIGLRQISVGSYISPATPIATLTNTNPAKIDFSVPAKYAQIVRRGSRIQFTVEGSEANRAGTVYAVEPKVNPETRAMLLRATSPNPNGALVPGAFARIEVVLSARGNAIVVPTEAIIPEQNGQKVYVVRNRKAESVPVQIGLRTDRNVEIKSGLHVGDSLITSGIQMVKPGGEVLVQ